CGACACCTGGAGCCACGCCTACGGCAAGGATCTCTACGCGTTCGTACGCGGGCTTCAGCCTCGCATTCTCATAAACAACCGCGTTGATATCGGCAGGCGGCCCGACGGGCTGACCGAAAAGGGGGCCTACCGCGGGGATTTTGGAACACCAGAACAGGCGATTCCACAAACCGCCGAGACCACGCAGCCTTGGGAGACCTGCACCACGATCGGCCGGCATTGGGGCTACAACCGGCGCGAGACCAAGCGCAAGAGCGTAGCCAAGCTGCTTCAAATCTTGGCCGACACTTCGTCCAAGGGAGGCAACCTGCTGCTGAACGTGGGGCCACGTGGGGACGGAACGCTGCCCGCCGCCGACGTGCAGCGATTGCGGGCTATGGGTCGCTGGCTCCGCAAGAACGGCGAAGCCATCTACGGTACCGAAGCCTGCCCCTTTGGCTCGTTCGAGTGGGGTGTATGCACGGTGAAGCACGTCGCGGCAGGCAACGACCGGCTCTACTTGCACGTGTTCGACTGGCCACGATCGCGATCGCTCCAGCTGGTCGGGCTGCACAACACCTCGAAGCGCGCCCGGGTTCTCGGGGCGCCCGAGCGTCGAGTCCAGGTATCGAGCAAGCCTCTCGCGTTGTCGCTACGGCTGCCGAAACGACCCAAGGCGACCGGTCACAGCGTGATCGCGGTGGAGCTCGATGGCGCCCTCGATCTCGACAAACCGCCCGAGATCGAGGCTCCGTTTGCGAGCTTCGTCGATGCGACCCAGTTCCGCATCGGCAGCGACCGATCGGGTGTGCTGCGTTATACGCTAGACGGCTCCGATCCGACCCCCGAGTCCGCACGCTTCGAGGGTACGCCTGTGCGCCTTGCTTCCGGTGCCAAGGTACGCGCACAGTTGTTTCGTGATGGGCGGCCGGCGAGCCCGATCGCGGAGCGTACGCTGTCCAAAGTCAAGCCGCTGCCCGCAGCCCGCAGGCCCCTGCCGGAGCGTCCGGGAGTCCGCGTCGCGTACTACGAAGGGCAGTGGAACGCGTTGCCGGATTTCTCGACCGAGCGTCCAAAGCAGGTGCAGATAGGTACGCGTGTGACCATTCCGGACCGGATCGCACGCAGAAACCACTTCGGGCTCGAGTTTCGTTCCTGGCTGCGGGTGCCAAAGACAGGGATGTACCGCTTCCATCTCAGCTCGGATGACGGAAGCAGGCTGTGGATCGGCGACAAGCTGCTCGTAGACAACGACGGCCTGCACTCACCCCGAGACAAGGCGGGCGAAGTGGCGCTCCAAGCTGGTCTGCACGCGCTGCGAGTCGCGTACTTCGAGAGCGGCGGACACGAAGTGTGCGAGCTTTTCTACGAAGGCCCCGGCATCGCGAAGCGCACGCTGCCCGCGCCGGACCTGTTCGTGCCTGACGACCCGCGATGACCGAGGCGCCGGTGCAGTTGCTGAGCTCGAGGCTAGCGTCCGGGGGTTCGCCGCCCGCAAGGCAGCGGAGCGCGCGGCTTGGGGCTTGCGCGGTCGCAGTGGCGAGCGCGCTGTGCTTTGCGCTGG
The window above is part of the Pseudomonadota bacterium genome. Proteins encoded here:
- a CDS encoding alpha-L-fucosidase is translated as DTWSHAYGKDLYAFVRGLQPRILINNRVDIGRRPDGLTEKGAYRGDFGTPEQAIPQTAETTQPWETCTTIGRHWGYNRRETKRKSVAKLLQILADTSSKGGNLLLNVGPRGDGTLPAADVQRLRAMGRWLRKNGEAIYGTEACPFGSFEWGVCTVKHVAAGNDRLYLHVFDWPRSRSLQLVGLHNTSKRARVLGAPERRVQVSSKPLALSLRLPKRPKATGHSVIAVELDGALDLDKPPEIEAPFASFVDATQFRIGSDRSGVLRYTLDGSDPTPESARFEGTPVRLASGAKVRAQLFRDGRPASPIAERTLSKVKPLPAARRPLPERPGVRVAYYEGQWNALPDFSTERPKQVQIGTRVTIPDRIARRNHFGLEFRSWLRVPKTGMYRFHLSSDDGSRLWIGDKLLVDNDGLHSPRDKAGEVALQAGLHALRVAYFESGGHEVCELFYEGPGIAKRTLPAPDLFVPDDPR